Proteins encoded in a region of the Sphingomonas sp. HMP9 genome:
- the ccmE gene encoding cytochrome c maturation protein CcmE encodes MKAKHQRLTLALLALGAVVVAGLLALSALKDQAAFFYAPSDVRRDGLPLGRAVRLGGMVEGGSVQRATDGITVHFVVTDGQATTPVVFAGIVPDLFREKSGVVAEGQFRPNGSFVASNLLAKHDEKYMPPEMAGKMHETKSLEPDAKQ; translated from the coding sequence GTGAAGGCCAAGCATCAACGCCTGACGTTGGCGCTGCTGGCGCTCGGCGCGGTTGTCGTTGCGGGGCTGCTCGCGTTGTCGGCACTCAAGGATCAGGCTGCGTTCTTCTACGCGCCGTCCGACGTGCGCCGCGACGGCCTGCCGCTCGGTCGCGCGGTCCGGCTCGGCGGGATGGTCGAAGGCGGTTCGGTCCAGCGCGCCACGGACGGCATCACCGTGCATTTCGTCGTCACCGACGGGCAGGCGACCACGCCAGTCGTCTTCGCCGGCATCGTCCCCGACCTGTTCCGCGAGAAATCGGGCGTCGTCGCCGAAGGCCAGTTCCGGCCGAACGGCAGCTTCGTTGCGTCGAACCTGCTCGCCAAGCACGACGAGAAATACATGCCGCCGGAGATGGCCGGCAAGATGCACGAGACCAAGTCCCTCGAACCGGACGCGAAACAGTGA
- the ccmC gene encoding heme ABC transporter permease CcmC, whose protein sequence is MATLHAFANPARFLKIAKPLTPALFWAGVVLVAIGCWAGLTQTPPDYLQGETVRILYIHVPAAWLGMGGWSGIAISSIMFLVWRHPLASVAARAIALPGAVFAALCLMTGSIWGRPTWGTWWQWDGRLTSMLLLFFVYLGYMALAKADADRGGDGRVPALYGVAGSVLLPIIRYSVVWWNTLHQGPSIGLTQSTIAGSILWPLPIMLAGFTFVFAGIVLMRMRTMLAVAKTEARMRRMARS, encoded by the coding sequence GTGGCCACCCTACACGCCTTCGCAAACCCCGCGCGCTTCCTGAAGATCGCCAAGCCGTTGACACCCGCGCTCTTCTGGGCCGGCGTCGTGCTCGTTGCGATCGGCTGCTGGGCGGGCCTGACGCAAACCCCGCCCGACTACCTCCAGGGCGAGACCGTCCGCATCCTCTACATCCACGTCCCCGCCGCATGGCTCGGCATGGGCGGATGGAGCGGGATCGCGATCTCCAGCATCATGTTCCTCGTCTGGCGGCATCCGCTCGCCAGCGTCGCCGCACGCGCGATTGCGCTGCCCGGTGCGGTGTTCGCCGCGCTCTGCCTGATGACCGGGTCGATCTGGGGGCGGCCGACCTGGGGAACGTGGTGGCAATGGGATGGGCGGCTGACCTCGATGCTGCTGCTGTTCTTCGTCTATCTCGGCTACATGGCGCTCGCGAAGGCCGATGCCGACCGGGGCGGCGATGGCCGCGTGCCGGCGCTGTACGGGGTCGCCGGATCGGTGCTGCTGCCGATCATCCGCTATTCGGTGGTGTGGTGGAACACGCTGCACCAGGGGCCGAGCATCGGCCTCACGCAATCGACGATCGCGGGTTCGATCTTGTGGCCGCTGCCGATCATGCTCGCTGGGTTCACGTTCGTGTTCGCGGGCATCGTGCTGATGCGGATGCGGACAATGCTGGCAGTCGCGAAGACCGAAGCCCGTATGCGCAGGATGGCCAGATCATGA